A stretch of the Porifericola rhodea genome encodes the following:
- a CDS encoding DUF3179 domain-containing protein, with translation MPVFFYRSLWPLVIALVTVSVCMAQLTNPRNIPYRWQTDTTKKNIELEELKVAVPKGAFPKIDYPRFLSKTEAENMFLAEEPVIAVAIKGHAKAYPLSILTVHEISNDTLNGEAILLTYCPLCNSGIVYHRAVQINGKSLVLEFEVSGMLRNSDMIMYDRKTESWWQQLTGEALVGELTDASLNVIPSMIISVEAFFEGYPNGKILSKMNGDLRAQKQYGKNYYEQYDNENALPYAMFFAHDKIDQRLKPMERVVEIKGRYSYKIYPFKLFAHEGVIQDNHEGLEVLIFYRKGALSVVDHQEIAHSKDIGMATVFDARLNGKKLKFVKKGDFFIDDGTHSRWTIAGKCIAGSMKGEQLNMIPHTNHFAFASLSFFPDAKIYTGK, from the coding sequence TTATCGCTCTAGTGACAGTATCGGTCTGTATGGCACAACTTACTAACCCCAGAAACATTCCCTACCGCTGGCAAACAGATACCACGAAAAAAAATATTGAATTAGAAGAGCTAAAGGTAGCCGTACCCAAAGGTGCTTTCCCTAAGATTGACTACCCCAGATTTCTAAGCAAGACTGAAGCCGAAAACATGTTTTTGGCGGAAGAGCCGGTAATTGCCGTAGCAATTAAGGGCCATGCCAAAGCCTACCCACTGAGCATACTAACAGTACACGAGATTTCTAATGATACGCTCAACGGAGAAGCCATACTACTTACCTATTGCCCACTTTGTAATTCTGGAATTGTCTACCACAGAGCTGTACAGATAAACGGCAAAAGCTTAGTGTTAGAATTTGAAGTCTCCGGCATGCTCAGAAATAGTGATATGATTATGTACGACCGAAAAACTGAATCATGGTGGCAGCAGCTTACAGGAGAAGCTCTGGTAGGAGAACTAACAGATGCTTCCCTAAATGTCATACCTTCAATGATAATTTCAGTAGAAGCATTTTTTGAGGGCTACCCTAATGGTAAAATACTTTCAAAGATGAATGGCGACTTAAGAGCACAAAAGCAATACGGAAAAAACTATTATGAGCAATACGATAACGAAAATGCTCTCCCATATGCTATGTTTTTTGCGCATGATAAAATAGATCAAAGGCTTAAACCTATGGAGAGAGTAGTAGAAATTAAAGGGCGATATAGCTATAAAATATACCCTTTCAAGCTCTTTGCTCATGAAGGCGTCATTCAAGATAATCATGAGGGCTTAGAAGTACTTATCTTTTACCGTAAGGGAGCACTTTCGGTAGTAGACCATCAAGAGATTGCTCACTCCAAAGACATTGGTATGGCTACTGTGTTTGATGCACGCCTAAATGGAAAAAAGCTAAAATTTGTTAAAAAAGGCGACTTTTTTATAGATGACGGAACGCACTCCAGATGGACCATTGCTGGCAAATGTATTGCGGGCTCCATGAAAGGAGAGCAACTAAATATGATTCCTCATACAAATCATTTTGCTTTTGCGAGTCTGTCTTTTTTTCCTGACGCAAAAATATATACCGGAAAATAG